From Syngnathus typhle isolate RoL2023-S1 ecotype Sweden linkage group LG5, RoL_Styp_1.0, whole genome shotgun sequence:
TTCGAAGTTTGCGTCACTCTCCATGTCGTCGCTGTCCGACAGCGGAGCTAAGAGTTTGTACGGCGACGGCCCTCCACAGCAATCTCCCTTTCGACGAGGATGATGACACTTTGCCTGCTTGGGTGGTTCGTCTTTGATGACGGTCGACGGCAACTTGCTGACATCATACGTCTTGTCTTCGTCTTTAATACGCAGTGGTGGCGACTCCTCCGCTTTGCCTTCAACATGAGTTTGCTGTTCCTCGGTTTCTTCCTCTTGAAAGGTGAGCGGCAGTGGATCTTCATCCTCCTTAATGCAAAGCGGCCGAGGATCCTCCTGCTCGAAACTGGAGCGAGGGGCCACTTCTTCATGATGGACAATCAGCTGCTGGATGTCTGCAGGGCACAAGCAAGTGCAATGAGAACACAAACTACACTGCCCAAAAAAGATGCACTGAAGTGGTGGAGTTTTGTTCTCCACGGTAAAACCTTTTGTGATACAAGCTAGAGTAAGTGTTGGAGCGGGCAACGTTCATTCAATATATGTTTCACAAATGAACGCCTCAGGTACAAATAATTGTTTTCTGTTTTACTGGAGGTATTTTGAACGCTTTACGGGATGAACAATGGGGGGTATTGTGGTCATTAAGAATCTCAGTGTGTCcagtacaccccccccccccaccccagcacTATCCGATCAATTTCTGTCGCAACATGATGCCAGTAAAAGGCGAAATTAGACAACGTAACTCTCACCAAATACAACACATTAACTTAGCATCTTTTGGCTATCAACTTTATCTATGCAGAGTAAAACTATTTGGAGACCGTCTTTAAGACGTCGGCCGCAGTTGCAGTCCAGTGTTGGTTGGTCAGGGTAAAACTATCctgagttgcttttattttattgatatgAATACGTTCAATACTGACAATACCTTTACTCTATTCTTTAATATCCAAAATATCAAATGTATTGTACAAATGGACAGACCTTGGTTGTAGAACGCGATGTGACTCTTGCCAGCAACTTCCAGTTGTTCTTGTTGTCGCTCGTTCTCCTCGCACGAAGCCATTTCTTTGTTGAACACAACGTTTTATTAGTCGCTCCCGTACCAATTATTAAAACTTTTTCATGTTATTTTACCCTCGTTTGATTTGACCGAGTCGCCGTCTCACAACTTCTCTTGTCTTGAAGCCTTGCCAACTTCcgcttttttcttcttcgatGGTGTAAACCCGGAAGCAGTGAACGATGTAAAATATGTGACCGCCACCTAGAGGAGGTATTGAAGACGCCTCATCACAAACGACCAGCacgaaagtatttttttttaataaaataaaaaataataaatcaatccttacttttcatttatttcaaaagcatttttatttgagtttgtttacaaaaagttTGTCCTCAATTTTATTTGGACTTGTGTTAATTTTCGTTAAAGAAAATAACCTTTGGATGTTAGAAAAGTGCGGAGAATTTCCATCAGACATTCTTTCTCCTTTGCTTGTGTGGCTTCACTTGGAGTCAAAAACCACAAAGTGCTCAACTAACAGTTGACAACTCCCGCGTGGGTCTTCATGTGCAATTTCATATTTGACTTATCGGCGAAGGTTTTATCGCACAAGGAGCAGCGGAATGGTTTTCCCCCCGTGTGTGTTGTCATGTGTAATTCCATGGTTTGCTTGAGAGTGAAACTTTTTCCACAAATTGAGCAAGGGAAGGGTTTCTCTCCTGTGTGTATTCTCATGTGTGGTATCAGGTTTCGCTTCAGAGTGAAGAGTTTCCCGCACACAGAGCAACAGTAGGGTTTCtctcctgtgtgtgttttcatgtgTGTTTCCAAATAGTCTTTTCGAGAATACGTTTTTGCGCACGTTGAGCAGCTAAAAGGTTTCCCGGCCATGTGTATTCTTATGTGCGGCGCTAGGTTTTTTTTCAGGGTGAATGTTTGACCACAAATTGAGCAACAAAAGGGTTTTTCCCTCGTGTGCACTCTCATGTGGGAATCCACATGTTCTTTTAGGGCAAATGCCTTCCCGCAAGTGGAGCAACTAAATGGTTTTtctcctgtgtgtgttctcatgtgtCGAATCATATTTGCCTTTTGGATGAATGTTTTAGCGCAAACCAAGCAAGTGAAAGGGTTCGCCCCTGTGTGTATTCTCGTGTGTGACTCCATTTGGTCTTTTGTAGTGAAGGTTTTACTGCAAAATGAGCAACTGAAGGGTTTTactccagtgtgtgttctcatgtgtCTGTAGAAATGCTGCTGAGCAAcacttttgccacaaactgcGCAGGGAAGACGTTTTTTGCTTGTTTGTGACGTTTCCTTGTTGCTAAAATTCGTCTTCTTTCCGGAGCATTTCAACCGCTTGCCTTGGTGGTCTGCGTCGCAAGTCAAAGGTTCTTCCAAGTCGTCACTCTCCGACAGAGGCGCTAACAGGTCGTCCGGTGACGGCCCTCCACGTCCATCGCCACTTGCGCTCTGATGATTAAGCTTCGGCCACTCGGGGGGTTGGTCCACAGAGACGCAGCTCGGTGACAACTTGCTGATGTAAAcggcgtcctcctcctccttcacacAGGCGGGCATTGGATCTGTCATTTCCTCTTTCACATGAAAGGACTGTTGATTCTCTTGTTCACCTTTGACGTGAAGGCGCCACggatcctcttcttcctctttaatATGAAAAAGCTGTGGATCCTCCTGCTCTAAAGCGGAACTTCCTAACCCTTGCGAATGAGGGGCAAGGTCTTCCTGACAAACAATCAGCTGCTGGATATCTGCAAGACACAAACATGTCAGCTGCGTGAATACCACCACTGCCATAACATCCCACTCGGTCATTGTGTGACATAGTCAACTTTGAGAGAGAAGAACTCAACCGaaatggatcttttttttttttttaggccgatTCTGATATTTGGTCGAATCAAATTCCAataactgacaaaaaaaacaacatgtatTAAGCTCTTTCAGCTTTATGGTGTAGATGATgccattcattcaaatcaagcgAGAGTCATTGTATTTGGAAATCGCaaataaagtcaagtcaaagtacaGAAAGAAGGGTTTAACAGAAAAGTATGGAAGTAATAAAACTATAACATTAGTCGCAAGTGCAACATTAAGCAGAAGACCGGTGTGCGTGTTGACAGACCTTGCATGTACAACACGATGCCATTCTCGTCATCAGCTTCCGACTGTTTTCGTTGTAGCGCCATTGTTCTGATAAACAATCGAAACATATTATTCGACTCGCGTGCAAATGAGTTCGTTGTGGTATCTTCATTTAGTTTTACGTTCAATTTCACCTGGTCTCTGTCGCGCTGTCTCAAAGGCCGTGCAGAAAACATTGACAGCAGTCCAACTACTTCCGTACTTTCTTCTTCTGTGGTGGTTGCAGCGGTAGTAAAGAAGGTACATGGTTGCCCTCTTGCGTTGGCATTGAAGGTGGCTCAAATGAGAGACCAGGAAAAGAGCTTCACCGAGGCCACAAATAAAATCTTTATTGCAAATCATGTGAATCCAAAAGGGATGAGGAAATGTCATCTCCTGGAAATTGGTGACTATTGAAAAATACACCAAGTACACAATTGACATCTGTATTTATTTCCCAATCACTGCATCGTTTTATATTGTTGGaatcaaaacattttcttgtctGTTGTGTGTCAGCATATGTGCAGTCAAGCTGTACTTGTAACAAAATTGTTTACTGCAAATTGAGCAGGCgaaaggtttctctccagtgtgcgtCCTCGAGTGTCTGTTCAAATCGGACTTATTAGCAAAGCTCTTGTCGCAATCGGAGCAACCGAAGGGTTTTCCTCCCGTGTGCGTCCTCATGTGTTTCTTCAGGTAGGTTTTGATGGAAAAGCTTTTATCGCAAACAGAGCaagtaaaatgtttttgtcccGTGTGCGCTAATGTGTGTGCAAGCAGCGAGGCCCTTACTGCGAATGTGTCTCCGCAAATTGCGCAACTGAAAGGTTTGACTCCCGCGTGGGATCTTGTGTGTCTGTTTAAATCAGACTTATTAGTAAAGCTTTTCTCACAAGCGGAGCAACTGAagggtttttctcccgtgtgtgttctcatgtgtTTGTTCAAGTAGGTCTTGATGGAAAAGCTTTTGTCACAAACGGAGCATGTGaaaggtttttctcccgtgtgtgtTCTCAAGTGTTCGACCATGTTGATCTGCTGCGTGAACGCTTTCGCGCAAACTGTGCACCGGAACGGCTTTTCTCCTCTGTGTGTTGTCCGCGTGTGTCGAGTCATATCTGACTTTTTAATAAACCTTTGTCCGCAAACGGAGCAACAAAAAGGTCTTTCTCTCATGTGTTTCTGTGCATTCAAAAGAGTCTCATGTAAAAACGTTTCTCCACAGAGTGCGCCGGCAAAATCTTCCTGACCCCTGCAATGTCTCCTGCGTGTTGGACTACTTGTCTTGTTCAGGGTTGTCTCTTTTTCAGAGTGTTGGTTGTCCCCTGAGCAGTCAGCGTCGCTCTTCAAATGCTCTTGCCCGCTGACGCTGTGTGACTGCGGAGCTGCGAGCGTGCCAGGTGGTGCTCCTCCAAGCTGCGAGTGATCTCCGTCCTCTTCAATCTTCACAACGATGACCGTCAGCGGCAGCTCGTTCACGTcaagctcctcctcttcctctttgacGTGAGCAGTCTGCACTTCCTCTTGTTCCTCTGTGACAAGGGATGACCGAGAAGGCTCCAAGCCGGAGCTTTCCTTTTGAGTCTGCGGAGGAAGCTGTTCATGTTGAGCTATTAGCTGCTGCACATCTGTAAGACACAAACAGCACGATTCAAGGTGAGTTCAACACAGAAAGATCATCTGGATAACTTGGAGGCCGATTCCTCCCTTCCAACCAGAGTCAGCAAAGACTCGACTGTCTGAAGGTGATCCTTGTAAGAGCTGTACGTCACTTAAAACGTTCCCCtgaacatcaacatcacaaCAAAGAATTCTGGGATTCACACTGGGAACTGTTAAGTCGTTATTTTTTGGAAGTAACACCACATATCAATACCGTATCTGGACGGTGGGTCGTAACCGGAACACGTGAACATCAAACATGGAACGTACCATCACTTTGCATGTGCATCACAACCGGAGCCAGGAAAACGGCGTCCTGCGGTCGCTCGAACTTATTTGTCCCTCGACAAAGTGTCTTCTCGGACGACgtcattttccttttcaatTTTCAGTCTGTCGTTTCGGTGTTCTCTTCAACACAACTTTAACCTCGCGCTGTAGTTCTCATCGAGGGCAACGTCTGAACCTTACCTTGGGTTCTGCGGATGGACTTCCGCCTTTTTCGACAATGAGGCTGGTTTTACGGCTGCCGAACATCCATTGCGATGACGTCGTACGGCTACCATCTTGTGACAAAAATCAACGACGCAGTGGGAAATTAATCCAACAGACTGCAATTCGCACACCCcaaaatctattttaaacaagATAAATTGTAGAGGTGGAACTTCATTAAGATGTCATTAATTGGAGGCTTTTTAAGACCCGACACGTGGGCcggaatgaattaaaaatatgacTAAACTAACAAATAGACAAAACAATCtttaataaacacacaaaatacaaaagGGCAACTATTTGCAGTTGCATTTCAAAGTTCCAAATTCAAGAATGCTGTAATCAAGGTTTTCAAAGACCCAACTGACCATTAACAAAAAAACTTTACACTCAAGTCTGATTAAggtcaacaacaagaaaaaattaTTCATTAAGTTAAAGatacttcactttaaaaaagaaaaaaaagaaacaatttacattgaaaatgctttttttttttttttttaaacaaatggcTGTACAACCAAAAATTGTGAGAAAAATGCTAAAAAGTTTGTTCTCCATTGTGTTTCCTTACGTGCGATTTCAATGTACTCTTATAAGCAAAGCTTTTACCGCAAAGCGAGCAGGTGAAAGGTTTCTCACCGGCATGCGTCAGCACGTGCGATCTTAAACCGTTCTTATAACAAAAGTTTTTGCCGCAAACTGAGCAGGTGAAGagtttttctcccgtgtgcgtCTGCATGTGGGAATTTAAAGTCTCCTTGTACGTAAAACTTTGAGCGCAAACAGAGCAAGTGAAGGGCTTTTCCCCCGTATGTGTCCTCATGTGTCTCGTCACACAATGCTTATATGAGAAGCTTTCGCCGCAAACGGAACAAGCGAAGGGTTTTTCCCCCGTGTGCGTCGCTGTGTGCGCCACCAACGAGATCTTGTGGGCAAACTTTTCACCGCAAACGGAGCAAGCGAAAGGTTTTTCCCCCGTGTGCGTTCTCATGTGTCGACTCAAATGGTCTTTGATATAATAGATTTTGCCGCATACTGAGCAAGTGAAAGGATTTTCTAGCGTGTGCGTTACCTTGTGTACAATCAAAGAGACCTTTAGGGAAAAGCTTTTGCCGCAAACGGAGCAGCGAAACGTTTTCTCTCTCGTGTGGGTTCTCATGTGTCTATTCTGATAAGCCTTGGTGAAGCTTTTGCCACAAACAGAGCAGGTGAAACGATCTTCGGCCGTGGGAGGCCTCACGTCCTTCCGGGAGCCTTTCAAGCATTTATCGTCACCTTGGTTGTCTGCACAGATCCTCAAAGCTTTTTGGGGCTGCGCCAGCTGAGCCGGGAGCTCGTCTACAGGCGAGCCTGCACGTCGCTCTCCACTTGGACCGTGAAAGCCAAGCCGCGAGCCCGCGGGCGGGtggtcgtcgtcgtcctcgctCTTCACCACAACGATGCTTAGCGGCAGCTCACTGACGTCCACCTCGTCCTCTTTGATGTTGGGGGGCTGTGGGCACTCCTGTGCTGAACTGGAGCCCCCCACTTGCGGCCAGAGAAGAACTTCCTCTGGGCGACCCATCAGCTGTTGGATGTCTGCAGGACACAAGGCAGATGTCATTTTGGGCACCGATCAAATCAAAAGGTTCTTTTGACATTTCTTGCAGTGATCATTGATCCATTTTGTACAGGTTGTTAAATTAAGTATTGTAAGAAATGAGTGTTAGCCCCACACCGACACTTTGGGGGTGTTCAAAGTGGAAAACATCGTATATGTATGACCTGTTCCGCATTTACGATATAATCAATATCGGGTCACTCTAGGTGTTTTCTTTCTGGAATTTGAACAGACAGACTTTCACCTTGCATGTGCAACACGATGGGCGCCAAGATAATGTCGTCGTCCTGTCGTAGTCGCTCGATCTTCTGGCTCGCGCGACTAATTTGCTTCTCGTGCGACGCCATCGTTCTTTCAGACAGTCCAAATGTTCTAATTTCCACGCGTGCACAAAACCCAGCTCGCTTTTTATCTCTCGACGACCCGGTTACCCGAAATGTATACGGAACTTGTCGGGCACCAAGAAATCACACTGCGCGTGCGCGAAATTAGCGACGGCCATTGAAGAAGAAAGGGGCTTAAATTGGTCAGGCAAGAAAGACGAAGTGCGTCGTCCAAATTCTGGACGTGTGGTTACTGAAAGAAAATATACAAGAGTTGAGAAGAGAGAAACTAACTGGAATGTTAGCGTCGAAAAAGATGGCGACGGACCGTGAGCAACTTTGTCGAGTAATCGACAACGAGCGACAACATGTGGACCCCCTTCACGAGCGACGTGAGAAAATCCCCAAAATTTCAATCATCATGCATAATGTGTTTATAATATTATTCGATCGCTCTTCCGTGCGAAATCGCCTGATGAACgaacacaacaaaacaaagacagcCATTTTGATTTTACAATTGGCCAATCGAATAACGACCTGGACGTCACGTGACGGTGTCTTTCATTTTGGAGGGTGTTTACTTATCGAGCCTATctatttcatttgtttgttttacagaATTCACTTATTGTGAAAATTTGATTGTACTTTTGCCGTTATTCAAGGTGATTTccatccaaaacaaaacaagaattaCCTCCACATTGCCATTCATGCGAAACACAGCATAATATATcatatttaatttgtttgtgtTACTTGTGGTCTACAGGTGGGCAGCCGAAAGTTCCACCTGATCCACCGAGGCCGAGCTCCTGTTTGGAGCAACAGCATCCACAGCCACCCCACCTTAAAGAGGAAGAGGGGGAGACACAGAACCTTCACTTTAAAGCGGAAGAAGAGGAGGTTGATATCAGCCAGTTGCCACTGACAGTCATCATTGTGAAGAGTGAAGACATCAAAGACGAAGAAGTTCTTCTCCACAGTCCAAGTGAAGCAGAACCAGCAGCACACTACCTCTTAGCTCATCGCAAAGACACAGACGGGTCATTGAGGAGCGACATTGATCGTAACGGTGATGACAAACGCTCAAAATACTGCAATGAGGAAAAAAACCCCGATCAAACGCGTAGAAGGCGTCCCTTACGTAAAAAACGTTTTAGCTGTTCAGTTTGCGGCAAAACGTTTCCTTATGAGAGTACTTGGAATGAACACATGCAGACGCACACAGGAGTGAAACCTTTCAGCTGCTCAATCTGTGGGGAAGGTTTTGCTCGAAAAGGAAATATGAACGTACACATGAGAAAACACACGGGCGACAATCCTTTCAGCTGCACAGTGTGCGGTGATAAATTTGCCCGCAAGGTCAATCTCATTGcacacacagcaacacacacggGGGAAAAACCTTTCACTTGCTCAGTGTGTGGTGAAAGGTTTTCTTATGAGTACAATGTAAATACACACATGAAAacacacacgggagaaaaaccctTTGTTTGCTCCGTCTGTGGTAAACGGTTCCTTAAAAAGTCCGTTATGGTGAAGCATATGAGAACCCACACAGGCGAAAAACCCTTTAGTTGCTCAATTTGCAGCGAATGCTTTTCTTATAAGCACAGTTTGAATGTGCATATGAGAACACACTCGGGGGAAAAACTCTTtagttgctcagtttgtggtaaaAGATTCTCTCAGAAGCAAAACATGATCCAACACATGAGAATACACACGGGTGATAAACCTTTCACTTGCTCAGTGTGTGGTGAAAGTTTTTCttataaacacagtttgaaatcACACGTGCTGAACCACACGGGAGGAAAAGCCTTCACTTGCTCTGTTTGTAGTAAAAGCTTTTCTAACAAGTACGATTTGAATGTACACACGAGAACAcatactggtgagaaaccttttagTTGCTCAGTTTGCGGCAAAAATTTCACTGTAAAGCAAAATATGATgagacacacaagaacacactcgggagaaaaaccttttgcaTGCTCACTTTGTGATAAAAGCTTTTCCAGTAAGTCTGATATGAACAGacatgagaacacacacaaaaggaaaGTTGTGGCGCTTGTGTAAAAAGCACATGTGTGAAAACATGGTTGGAACTCAATTGCACTAAAAtactagagggggggggggggtaatctgAATTTTCATAAAGTCACCTGAGACCAAATTGAGTCTGGAAAGGCGATAATGATTGAAAATCTGGTCACCCCTTTTGTCCTTTACAATAAAGACGAAACCCATCCTGACCTGTGGTGTCTCTTCTTACTCGACTCTCAATCGCCATTGTTTTTAATACCACCACAAGATGGCGAttggtgcgtgtgtgtctttATACACATATATAAATGCTAAATGGGGTGATAGCATTAAAATTTGGATTGCAACTAAATTATTCATCCCACACTTGatgcagaaagaaagaaaagccacAAGAGCTCGTTTGTGAAAAGAATCTGAGCGATAGCAACCCAACATTTGAGCGGTCCTTTATTGAACTATCTCTTTGCAATCCTACAAGAATCTACAGCAGGGAAAGTGAATACAAAACATTCCAATAATtgaaaggaatgtaaacaaaaggTTTGTCATTGAATTTGTGGGCTTGATTACCAAACTGGTTTCTTTCCAGGTTCGAGTACTGATTCTACTTCAGTAAAATTAATGAGGGCATACAATGACATAAAATAGCCTTTTGGACAATTGTGCATATTTAAAAAcaagtttaaaaacaaaattaccCCTTTTATCACGTTAGGCAATcttcaaaaaacattttgctttaGTAGTTTAATGCAGGGCTGCAACTAACATTGTTTTTCACAACAAATGATTTACCCCAATTAATTCATATAgtgaaaaaacatttctttttaaatttccaTCCGCTTCTTGAAAAACAGAACATTGCTTCAAATTGACAGCAGCAGAAATGAACAATAAAAAACGATCCAGTTTGGTCTGTAGGATCTGTGAATTTTCTGGGGCGGAAAATGTTGTTTACCAAAGTAAAAactagttttattttgaaaagacaaacaaatatCTCTTTCCATTTGCTTTCATGAAGTATGAGAGTAATGAATCTATTTCTTGTTGAGAGACTAAATTGAACAATTGTGTTAAACAAGGTCTTCAAACAATCGATTGATCATCAAAACACGTGTTGGTTGGTTTGATAATCAATTATCGGTGGTCGCTGATTAATTGTTGCACCTCTGCTTCAATGCTATTGAAACAACACATTGCTACAACTTTGCTATCCAAGtcacctcaaaaaaaaaaaaagaacaaaagataGTAAATGTAAAAAACACATTGTCTGTCTCAGACTAAGAACCACAAATCAATCATGtgccaacaacaacaatcaaTTCTCTTCACAAAGGGTAATCATTTTATATGTAAACTCAAAAAGTTCaaaaatggtctttgttgtacAAAAAGAACTCACACATCTCTCTTGCTATTCATTTGAGTGGACTTTAAGGGGTTAAATAAGTAACCTCAAAATTTGAGTCATTCCTTTAGTTGGCCCAATTTGGGTTATATTTCAGCCGACTGTTTTTGGAGTGCTGATTTGACAGACTAAGGAATAGAAAGTACATATATCAGAAAAGTAAAAGATGAAAGGACGACTGAAAAATAGATTCTCAAGGAAAGTAGTCGTACAAATAATCCAAGTAAAAAGCAGAGTGATTGCGTATTTGTAATTTGATACTACACACCACTGATCATTTAAATCATCATAAAAATGACGTTACAGTCTGTGAATCATCAAAAcatctggaaaaaaatgaaaaacctCCCGAGAAAGAAAAGATTTTGGCACCAACGGGAATGTACGTTTATTCTTTGTGCGTCTGCATGTGTGCGTTCAAGTTTTGCTTGAAAGCA
This genomic window contains:
- the LOC133154445 gene encoding gastrula zinc finger protein XlCGF52.1-like, whose amino-acid sequence is MALQRKQSEADDENGIVLYMQDIQQLIVCQEDLAPHSQGLGSSALEQEDPQLFHIKEEEEDPWRLHVKGEQENQQSFHVKEEMTDPMPACVKEEEDAVYISKLSPSCVSVDQPPEWPKLNHQSASGDGRGGPSPDDLLAPLSESDDLEEPLTCDADHQGKRLKCSGKKTNFSNKETSQTSKKRLPCAVCGKSVAQQHFYRHMRTHTGVKPFSCSFCSKTFTTKDQMESHTRIHTGANPFTCLVCAKTFIQKANMIRHMRTHTGEKPFSCSTCGKAFALKEHVDSHMRVHTREKPFCCSICGQTFTLKKNLAPHIRIHMAGKPFSCSTCAKTYSRKDYLETHMKTHTGEKPYCCSVCGKLFTLKRNLIPHMRIHTGEKPFPCSICGKSFTLKQTMELHMTTHTGGKPFRCSLCDKTFADKSNMKLHMKTHAGVVNC
- the LOC133154448 gene encoding gastrula zinc finger protein XlCGF52.1-like, coding for MTSSEKTLCRGTNKFERPQDAVFLAPVVMHMQSDDVQQLIAQHEQLPPQTQKESSGLEPSRSSLVTEEQEEVQTAHVKEEEEELDVNELPLTVIVVKIEEDGDHSQLGGAPPGTLAAPQSHSVSGQEHLKSDADCSGDNQHSEKETTLNKTSSPTRRRHCRGQEDFAGALCGETFLHETLLNAQKHMRERPFCCSVCGQRFIKKSDMTRHTRTTHRGEKPFRCTVCAKAFTQQINMVEHLRTHTGEKPFTCSVCDKSFSIKTYLNKHMRTHTGEKPFSCSACEKSFTNKSDLNRHTRSHAGVKPFSCAICGDTFAVRASLLAHTLAHTGQKHFTCSVCDKSFSIKTYLKKHMRTHTGGKPFGCSDCDKSFANKSDLNRHSRTHTGEKPFACSICSKQFCYKYSLTAHMLTHNRQENVLIPTI
- the LOC133154409 gene encoding gastrula zinc finger protein XlCGF8.2DB-like isoform X2, whose protein sequence is MASHEKQISRASQKIERLRQDDDIILAPIVLHMQDIQQLMGRPEEVLLWPQVGGSSSAQECPQPPNIKEDEVDVSELPLSIVVVKSEDDDDHPPAGSRLGFHGPSGERRAGSPVDELPAQLAQPQKALRICADNQGDDKCLKGSRKDVRPPTAEDRFTCSVCGKSFTKAYQNRHMRTHTREKTFRCSVCGKSFSLKVSLIVHKVTHTLENPFTCSVCGKIYYIKDHLSRHMRTHTGEKPFACSVCGEKFAHKISLVAHTATHTGEKPFACSVCGESFSYKHCVTRHMRTHTGEKPFTCSVCAQSFTYKETLNSHMQTHTGEKLFTCSVCGKNFCYKNGLRSHVLTHAGEKPFTCSLCGKSFAYKSTLKSHVRKHNGEQTF
- the LOC133154409 gene encoding gastrula zinc finger protein XlCGF8.2DB-like isoform X3, producing the protein MGRPEEVLLWPQVGGSSSAQECPQPPNIKEDEVDVSELPLSIVVVKSEDDDDHPPAGSRLGFHGPSGERRAGSPVDELPAQLAQPQKALRICADNQGDDKCLKGSRKDVRPPTAEDRFTCSVCGKSFTKAYQNRHMRTHTREKTFRCSVCGKSFSLKVSLIVHKVTHTLENPFTCSVCGKIYYIKDHLSRHMRTHTGEKPFACSVCGEKFAHKISLVAHTATHTGEKPFACSVCGESFSYKHCVTRHMRTHTGEKPFTCSVCAQSFTYKETLNSHMQTHTGEKLFTCSVCGKNFCYKNGLRSHVLTHAGEKPFTCSLCGKSFAYKSTLKSHVRKHNGEQTF